In a single window of the Pseudohongiella acticola genome:
- a CDS encoding pseudouridine synthase → MPQLILFNKPFNVLSQFTGAAAEETLAYYLKAPGFYPAGRLDKDSEGLLLLTDCGETQQRISNPRHKLGKLYWSQVEGSITDSALQQLRQGVSLKDGRSRPAGAEALAEAHVAAEIWPRTPPIRERKQIPTSWVALTLFEGRNRQVRRMTAAVGFPTLRLVRQRIGDWQLDGLQPGEHRAITLPSQWWR, encoded by the coding sequence ATGCCGCAATTGATACTTTTCAACAAACCTTTCAACGTGCTGTCCCAGTTTACCGGCGCAGCAGCTGAAGAAACGCTCGCGTATTACCTGAAGGCGCCAGGATTCTATCCGGCCGGCCGGCTGGACAAGGACTCCGAAGGGTTGTTATTGCTTACCGATTGCGGTGAAACCCAGCAACGTATCAGTAACCCCAGGCACAAACTGGGCAAGCTTTACTGGTCTCAGGTCGAAGGCAGTATCACTGACAGCGCCCTGCAGCAGCTGCGCCAGGGCGTGTCACTCAAGGATGGCCGAAGCCGGCCAGCAGGCGCTGAGGCGTTGGCAGAAGCGCATGTTGCTGCTGAAATCTGGCCGCGTACGCCTCCCATTCGCGAGCGCAAGCAGATTCCGACTTCCTGGGTGGCACTTACCCTGTTTGAAGGACGTAACCGTCAGGTTCGCAGAATGACGGCAGCCGTGGGTTTTCCTACGCTGCGTCTGGTCCGGCAGCGTATCGGTGACTGGCAACTGGATGGACTGCAGCCAGGAGAGCACCGGGCGATCACCCTGCCGTCGCAATGGTGGAGATGA
- the moaD gene encoding molybdopterin converting factor subunit 1, translating into MYSIHYFASVREQLDCSEESIEATDAIATVADLVKLLAARGGAWTMLANRQQVLIAVNQAVSDHEQALTGNDEIAFFPPMTGG; encoded by the coding sequence ATGTACAGTATTCACTATTTCGCCAGTGTGCGAGAACAGCTTGATTGCTCGGAAGAGTCAATCGAAGCCACCGATGCCATCGCCACTGTCGCTGATCTGGTCAAGCTACTGGCTGCGCGTGGCGGTGCCTGGACCATGTTGGCCAATCGACAGCAAGTCCTTATTGCGGTCAACCAGGCAGTCTCCGATCATGAGCAGGCACTAACCGGCAACGATGAAATTGCATTTTTCCCGCCCATGACGGGGGGTTGA
- the clpA gene encoding ATP-dependent Clp protease ATP-binding subunit ClpA, producing the protein MLSRDLEVTLNSAFSSARGRRHEYMTVEHLLLALLDNDVAVDVLMHCGADLARLRANLVDYIDSTTPMVPEDETERETQPTLGFQRVLQRAVFHVQSSGRQEVSGANVLVAIFSEQESQAVYLLGQQDIARLDVVNYISHGISRHAAGEGGMGPGAQEGQQQDGQDADENGGSSASALETYATNLNEMARQGKIDPLIGREKEVTRVIQVLCRRRKNNPLLVGESGVGKTAVIEGLARQIVEDQVPDVLKGSVIYSLDLGALLAGTKYRGDFEKRFKTLLAELKKKPESVLFIDEIHTIIGAGAASGGVMDASNLLKPILTSGDLRCVGSTTYQEYRGIFEKDRALSRRFQKIDVEEPDVETTYKILKGLKSRFEEHHALRYSDNALRAASELAGRYINDRFMPDKAIDVIDEAGAWQRLLPESRRKKLIQATDMEKVVASIARIPPQHVTSSDVENLKTLETNLKMVVFGQDEAIGSLATAIKLSRAGLNTPDKPIGSYLFSGPTGVGKTEVSRQLARILGIELLRFDMSEYMERHTVSRLIGAPPGYVGFDQGGLLTEAVNKHPHCVLLLDEIEKAHPDVFNILLQVMDHGTLTDNNGRKADFRNVILIMTTNAGAQEMSRASIGFTHQDHSSDGMEVIKKSFTPEFRNRLDAVVQFGPLNMETIRTVVDKFLVELQVQLDSKKVTLHVDESAREWFAEHGYSPAMGARPMGRLIQEKLKKALAEEILFGRLSSGGEAVVSIRNNEVELEIRSKAEKSEGKELSSAGS; encoded by the coding sequence ATGTTAAGTCGGGATCTGGAAGTAACCCTGAACAGTGCTTTTTCCAGCGCTCGTGGCAGGCGTCATGAATACATGACGGTAGAACATTTGTTGCTCGCGCTACTGGACAATGATGTTGCGGTCGATGTGCTTATGCACTGCGGCGCTGATCTTGCCAGGTTGCGAGCCAATCTGGTCGATTATATCGACAGCACCACACCGATGGTGCCGGAAGATGAGACCGAGCGGGAAACCCAGCCAACACTTGGGTTTCAGCGCGTACTGCAACGTGCGGTGTTCCATGTGCAATCCTCCGGGCGTCAGGAAGTCAGCGGCGCCAATGTCCTTGTCGCGATCTTCAGCGAACAGGAAAGCCAGGCTGTCTACCTGCTGGGCCAGCAGGATATTGCCCGACTGGACGTGGTGAATTACATCAGTCACGGTATCAGCCGGCATGCTGCCGGCGAGGGCGGCATGGGGCCGGGCGCCCAGGAAGGGCAGCAACAGGATGGTCAGGACGCAGATGAAAACGGCGGCAGCTCCGCCAGCGCGCTTGAAACCTACGCCACCAATCTGAACGAAATGGCACGGCAGGGTAAAATAGATCCGCTGATTGGTCGCGAAAAAGAAGTGACGCGCGTGATTCAGGTGCTGTGTCGTCGTCGTAAAAACAATCCCTTGCTGGTAGGCGAATCCGGTGTCGGTAAAACTGCCGTCATTGAAGGTCTGGCGCGCCAGATAGTAGAAGATCAGGTGCCCGACGTTCTCAAAGGTAGCGTGATCTACTCGCTTGATCTGGGGGCATTGCTGGCAGGGACCAAGTATCGGGGCGACTTTGAAAAACGCTTCAAAACCCTGCTCGCCGAATTAAAGAAAAAACCTGAATCGGTGCTGTTCATTGACGAAATTCATACCATCATCGGCGCCGGTGCCGCGTCCGGCGGTGTCATGGATGCTTCCAATCTGCTTAAACCGATCCTCACCTCCGGCGATCTGCGCTGCGTGGGGTCAACCACCTATCAGGAATACCGCGGTATTTTTGAGAAAGACCGCGCGCTGTCGCGTCGTTTCCAGAAAATCGACGTGGAAGAACCTGATGTCGAAACCACCTACAAGATTCTTAAGGGGCTCAAATCCCGCTTTGAGGAGCACCACGCCCTGCGTTACAGCGATAATGCCTTGCGGGCAGCGTCTGAGCTCGCAGGTCGCTATATCAATGACCGCTTCATGCCTGACAAGGCCATTGACGTTATCGACGAGGCCGGCGCCTGGCAGCGCCTGCTGCCCGAGAGTCGACGCAAGAAGCTGATTCAGGCAACGGATATGGAAAAAGTGGTGGCATCCATCGCCCGTATTCCGCCACAACATGTCACTTCATCGGATGTTGAGAACCTGAAGACTCTGGAAACCAACCTTAAAATGGTGGTTTTTGGTCAGGATGAAGCAATCGGCTCACTCGCCACCGCCATTAAACTGTCTCGCGCCGGCCTGAACACGCCCGACAAACCCATTGGTTCCTACCTGTTCTCGGGGCCTACCGGCGTCGGCAAAACCGAAGTCAGTCGGCAACTGGCCCGCATTCTGGGCATTGAGCTACTGCGCTTTGATATGTCTGAATACATGGAGCGCCACACCGTGTCGCGACTGATTGGTGCGCCACCCGGCTATGTTGGTTTTGACCAGGGCGGGCTGCTGACTGAAGCGGTTAACAAACATCCGCATTGCGTGCTGTTGCTCGATGAAATCGAAAAGGCGCACCCGGATGTGTTCAATATCCTGCTGCAGGTCATGGATCATGGCACGCTCACCGACAACAATGGCCGTAAGGCTGATTTCCGTAATGTCATTCTGATCATGACCACCAATGCCGGTGCTCAGGAAATGTCACGGGCGTCCATCGGCTTTACGCATCAGGATCACAGCAGCGACGGCATGGAAGTCATCAAAAAGAGCTTTACGCCCGAGTTCCGCAACCGTCTGGATGCCGTTGTCCAGTTCGGTCCGCTGAATATGGAAACCATCCGCACCGTTGTTGATAAATTCCTGGTTGAACTGCAGGTACAGCTCGACAGTAAAAAAGTCACGCTGCATGTCGACGAAAGTGCCCGCGAGTGGTTCGCAGAGCATGGTTACAGCCCGGCCATGGGCGCTCGCCCGATGGGCCGCCTGATACAGGAAAAACTGAAGAAGGCACTGGCCGAGGAAATCCTGTTTGGTCGTCTGAGCAGTGGCGGCGAGGCCGTAGTCTCCATTCGCAACAATGAAGTTGAACTGGAGATCCGTAGCAAAGCGGAAAAATCAGAAGGTAAGGAACTGAGCTCAGCGGGAAGTTAA
- the cspD gene encoding cold shock domain-containing protein CspD: MATGQVKWFNNAKGFGFILPDDGGSDLFAHYSAIGMDGYKTLKAGQPVEFETLEGPKGLHATNIRPAEHEQQQA; the protein is encoded by the coding sequence ATGGCTACGGGGCAAGTTAAGTGGTTCAACAACGCAAAGGGTTTTGGTTTCATCCTGCCGGATGACGGTGGCAGCGATCTGTTCGCTCACTATTCGGCGATTGGCATGGACGGCTACAAAACACTCAAAGCGGGACAGCCCGTTGAATTCGAGACTCTGGAAGGACCCAAGGGACTTCACGCAACCAACATCAGACCTGCTGAACATGAGCAGCAACAAGCCTGA
- the trxB gene encoding thioredoxin-disulfide reductase, giving the protein MSAPAHHRLIILGSGPAGYTAAVYAARANLEPVLITGIVQGGQLTTTTDVDNWPGDVEGLQGPALMERMKEHAERFNTQVVFDHINKVELEQRPFRLHGDSGTFTCDALIIATGASAQYLGLPSESAFMGKGVSACATCDGFFYRNKPVAVIGGGNTAVEEALYLSNIASQVTLVHRRDSLRAEKILQDKLFARENITIVWDHTLNEVKGDDMGVTGIDLVSTKDGSTQSVTVDGVFIAIGHKPNSDIFEGQLEMKDGYLKIHSGTEGNATQTSVAGVFAAGDIADHVYRQAITSAGFGCMAALDAEKFLDQ; this is encoded by the coding sequence ATGAGCGCACCTGCACACCATCGCCTGATTATTCTGGGATCCGGCCCTGCCGGCTACACCGCCGCGGTTTACGCTGCACGCGCCAACCTTGAACCTGTGCTGATCACGGGCATTGTTCAGGGTGGGCAGTTGACCACAACCACTGATGTAGACAACTGGCCCGGTGATGTTGAAGGTCTGCAGGGGCCTGCCCTGATGGAGCGCATGAAAGAGCACGCCGAGCGTTTTAATACCCAGGTGGTGTTTGACCACATAAACAAGGTTGAGCTTGAGCAGCGACCATTCAGGTTGCATGGCGACAGCGGCACGTTCACCTGCGATGCGTTGATCATCGCCACCGGCGCGTCAGCGCAATACCTTGGTCTGCCATCGGAATCCGCGTTCATGGGCAAAGGCGTCAGCGCCTGTGCAACCTGCGACGGCTTCTTCTATCGCAACAAGCCGGTGGCCGTTATAGGCGGTGGCAACACCGCTGTCGAAGAGGCGTTGTACCTGTCCAATATTGCCTCCCAGGTCACACTGGTGCACCGACGCGACAGCCTGCGTGCCGAGAAAATCCTGCAGGACAAGCTGTTTGCACGCGAAAACATCACCATTGTCTGGGATCACACGCTGAATGAAGTCAAAGGTGACGACATGGGCGTGACCGGTATTGATCTCGTCAGTACCAAAGATGGCAGCACCCAGAGCGTGACCGTAGACGGGGTTTTTATTGCGATCGGGCACAAACCCAATTCTGATATCTTTGAAGGTCAATTGGAGATGAAAGACGGCTACCTGAAAATCCACAGTGGCACCGAAGGTAATGCGACACAAACCAGTGTTGCTGGCGTTTTTGCTGCCGGTGATATCGCCGATCACGTTTATCGGCAGGCGATAACGTCAGCCGGTTTTGGTTGCATGGCGGCACTGGATGCCGAGAAATTTCTTGACCAGTAA
- a CDS encoding NUDIX hydrolase, translated as MRWYPHQTVAVVIEKPGATDHPQFLIVEEISGGQVVFNQPAGHLEANESLMQAAVREALEETAWHVELTGFVGVYQSKSTDSGECYIRNCFAARAVREDAGRKLDTDIIRTHWLSLPQLQVRQAQLRSPAVIAVIEDYLNGQVYPLSLVRNLGQA; from the coding sequence ATGCGTTGGTATCCCCATCAGACCGTTGCCGTTGTGATCGAAAAACCCGGTGCAACTGATCATCCACAGTTTCTGATCGTTGAAGAGATCAGTGGCGGCCAGGTGGTGTTCAATCAGCCGGCGGGCCACCTTGAGGCCAATGAGTCGCTGATGCAAGCCGCCGTGCGCGAAGCCCTGGAAGAGACTGCCTGGCATGTGGAACTGACCGGTTTTGTCGGCGTTTACCAAAGCAAATCGACAGACAGCGGTGAGTGTTATATTCGGAACTGTTTTGCTGCACGCGCCGTACGCGAAGACGCTGGCCGTAAACTGGACACTGATATCATTCGCACCCATTGGCTCAGCCTGCCGCAATTGCAGGTGCGACAGGCGCAGTTGCGCAGTCCCGCCGTTATCGCTGTCATCGAAGACTATCTCAATGGCCAGGTTTATCCGCTGAGTCTGGTCAGGAATCTGGGACAGGCATGA
- the aat gene encoding leucyl/phenylalanyl-tRNA--protein transferase: protein MISITWLHPDNLDFPPVGQAFDDPPGLLAAGGDLRPERLLSAYARGIFPWYDDDSPILWWSPDPRMVLRPSDVHVSRSLAKLIRQGRFRITMDTAFADVIHACAALRAAREGTWITDEMQNAYIALHTLGHAHSVEIWDGDQLVGGLYGVAMGKLFFGESMFSVAPNTSKIAFVALATQLQNWGFALIDCQMPTDHLQSLGAHEMSRAKFQNVLQRWCEPEPANVPWVFDNKLL, encoded by the coding sequence ATGATATCTATTACCTGGCTGCACCCCGATAACCTGGACTTTCCGCCGGTCGGCCAGGCGTTTGATGACCCGCCGGGGTTACTTGCCGCCGGCGGCGATCTGCGTCCCGAGCGTCTGTTGAGCGCTTACGCCCGGGGCATTTTCCCCTGGTACGATGACGACAGTCCCATTTTATGGTGGTCACCCGACCCGCGTATGGTATTGCGCCCTTCCGATGTCCATGTATCACGTAGTCTCGCCAAACTGATCCGACAGGGTCGTTTTCGTATCACCATGGATACGGCGTTTGCCGATGTCATTCATGCCTGTGCGGCCTTGCGCGCCGCGCGTGAAGGCACGTGGATTACGGATGAAATGCAGAATGCCTATATTGCACTGCACACGCTTGGTCATGCGCACTCTGTGGAGATCTGGGACGGAGACCAGCTGGTCGGAGGCTTGTACGGTGTTGCCATGGGCAAACTGTTTTTTGGTGAATCCATGTTCAGCGTGGCGCCCAACACGTCTAAAATAGCGTTTGTGGCGCTGGCCACGCAGTTGCAGAATTGGGGGTTTGCGCTAATTGACTGTCAGATGCCAACCGATCACTTGCAAAGCCTGGGTGCTCACGAAATGTCGCGGGCAAAATTTCAGAACGTTTTGCAGCGCTGGTGTGAGCCTGAGCCTGCTAATGTACCGTGGGTTTTCGACAATAAATTGCTGTAA
- the moaC gene encoding cyclic pyranopterin monophosphate synthase MoaC: protein MTELTHLDAQGNAHMVDVGGKAVTSRVAIAAAEIRMNADTLALIAGRGHKKGDVLAVARIAGIQAAKKCSDLIPLCHPLMLTSVSVDFELDNALNRVLITGRCALDGKTGVEMEALTAVSVAALTIYDMCKAVDKDMVIGDICLSEKKGGKSDDYKRKAE, encoded by the coding sequence ATGACTGAATTAACGCATCTGGATGCCCAGGGCAATGCACATATGGTTGATGTTGGTGGCAAAGCCGTGACATCCCGGGTTGCCATCGCCGCCGCTGAAATCCGCATGAACGCTGACACACTGGCATTGATAGCCGGGCGCGGACACAAAAAAGGCGATGTGTTGGCAGTTGCCCGTATTGCCGGCATTCAGGCCGCCAAGAAATGCTCTGACCTGATTCCATTGTGCCACCCGCTCATGCTGACATCGGTCAGCGTAGACTTTGAACTGGATAATGCCCTGAACCGCGTGCTGATCACGGGCCGCTGCGCTCTGGACGGCAAGACCGGTGTCGAAATGGAAGCACTGACGGCGGTGTCGGTGGCAGCCCTGACGATTTATGATATGTGCAAGGCAGTAGATAAGGACATGGTCATTGGGGACATTTGCCTGTCAGAGAAAAAAGGCGGGAAGTCAGACGATTACAAACGAAAGGCAGAATGA
- the lolA gene encoding outer membrane lipoprotein chaperone LolA translates to MKSFFPMCVLSFMLAATPVSIAAQGASSEQANNSDSATIGTDTATERLTRLLADLSTFRADVRQLITESSGGVLEESDILFMLKRPHGFYWETLSPFPELIVTNGDTLWNYQPDLLQLSIEDWNPDESELAAQLLGGETAAIAEEYDIEAVQVATNDWEFVLRPLDQASLYQRVVLYFVDDLLESILLINTNGQRTLWEFFNRQVNEPIADTTFNFTAPDDDFLDVIDNRADNTHETDQL, encoded by the coding sequence GTGAAATCGTTTTTCCCAATGTGCGTGCTCAGCTTCATGCTGGCAGCAACACCGGTCTCGATTGCAGCGCAGGGCGCGTCCTCTGAGCAGGCCAACAACAGTGACAGCGCAACTATCGGCACTGACACCGCAACCGAGCGCCTGACCCGCCTACTGGCCGACCTGAGCACCTTCCGCGCGGACGTCAGACAGCTTATTACCGAATCCAGCGGTGGTGTGCTGGAGGAGAGCGATATCCTGTTCATGCTGAAACGGCCCCACGGTTTCTACTGGGAAACGCTGTCACCGTTCCCCGAACTCATCGTCACCAATGGCGATACCTTGTGGAATTACCAGCCCGATCTTTTGCAGCTAAGCATTGAGGACTGGAACCCTGATGAATCGGAACTGGCGGCGCAACTGCTGGGCGGAGAAACTGCCGCCATTGCTGAGGAATACGACATAGAAGCGGTGCAGGTGGCAACCAATGACTGGGAATTTGTACTGCGGCCACTGGATCAGGCCAGTCTCTATCAGCGCGTGGTGCTGTATTTTGTCGACGATCTGCTGGAATCGATTCTGCTGATCAATACCAATGGCCAGCGCACGCTGTGGGAATTTTTTAATCGACAGGTTAATGAACCCATCGCTGACACCACATTCAACTTCACCGCACCGGACGACGACTTTCTTGACGTGATCGACAACCGCGCCGACAACACTCATGAAACAGACCAGCTTTGA
- the moaE gene encoding molybdopterin synthase catalytic subunit MoaE: MPTMIRIDVQAQDFDLAAEYALIRDIADNPGAITIFSGLVRELQDVAAEGQSLTLEHYPGMTQKALRDIAEHACDRWPLSVCRVIHRVGTLQPGDQIVLVATASLHRDAAFDAARFIMDYLKTSAPFWKKQVAGDKDYWVESRTSDHQAAARWQDDNNS, encoded by the coding sequence ATGCCGACCATGATTCGCATTGATGTTCAGGCACAGGACTTTGACCTGGCAGCGGAGTATGCACTGATCCGCGATATCGCTGACAACCCCGGCGCCATTACCATTTTCAGTGGTCTGGTGCGGGAGCTGCAGGACGTTGCGGCCGAGGGACAGAGTCTGACCCTGGAACACTATCCCGGTATGACCCAGAAAGCACTACGAGACATTGCCGAGCACGCCTGTGACCGTTGGCCGCTGTCAGTGTGCCGTGTTATTCATCGAGTTGGCACCCTGCAACCCGGGGACCAGATTGTCCTGGTGGCAACCGCCAGTCTGCATCGTGACGCCGCCTTTGATGCAGCTCGCTTCATCATGGATTACCTGAAAACGTCGGCGCCGTTCTGGAAAAAGCAGGTCGCCGGAGACAAAGACTATTGGGTGGAAAGTCGCACATCTGATCACCAGGCTGCTGCACGATGGCAGGACGACAACAACTCCTGA
- the clpS gene encoding ATP-dependent Clp protease adapter ClpS — translation MSDEKLNQPDDGREEGVATAASKPRLARPPLYKVLLFNDDYTPMDFVVVILVEFFHMPTEKATQIMLKIHTEGKAVCGVFSRDVAETKAQQVNDFSRENNQPLLCHVEVDQ, via the coding sequence ATGTCTGACGAGAAGTTAAACCAGCCGGATGATGGCCGCGAAGAGGGTGTGGCTACTGCGGCCAGCAAACCCAGACTGGCCCGACCCCCACTATACAAGGTCCTGCTTTTTAACGATGACTATACACCCATGGACTTTGTGGTGGTAATTCTGGTTGAGTTTTTCCACATGCCAACCGAAAAAGCGACCCAGATCATGCTGAAAATCCATACTGAAGGCAAAGCCGTATGCGGTGTCTTCAGCCGTGATGTTGCAGAAACCAAGGCACAGCAGGTGAATGATTTTTCCCGCGAGAACAATCAGCCGCTGCTGTGTCATGTTGAGGTTGATCAGTGA
- a CDS encoding DNA translocase FtsK, which yields MKNASKQKTVTDDRLNRLSQRIMREGALISAFLLGIVLLVALLSYSPQDPGFTTTGSGEPVNNAIGHMGAWLADVLLHMFGYFAYIFPLALGFKVFSLFRDSSREREFSWMVVSLKVMGIVLLVIGACTLATLHFAISDDNTWPAGGLIGSAMADASVPVLAIFGSTLVYLSIFLFGLTVTFEISWLKLVDRIGYWTINGVARANDAMRAWQEKREEANKVKQGVEKRKKALDVRIEKEKKRTPPRIEPVLSAPPQRSQRVEKERQTKLFTDSAPGELPAVSLLDEHKNAGNKGYSTESLEAMSKLLELKLQDFGIEIEVTAVHPGPVITRFEVQPAPGVKASRITGLGRDLARSLAVVGVRVVEVIPGKTVIGIEIPNEHREMIMLGQVLASPEFDKAQSALSMALGHDIVGKPVIVDLAKMPHLLVAGTTGSGKSVGINAMILSLLYKSTPEHVRMIMIDPKMLELSVYDGIPHLLTPVVTDMKDAANALRWSVAEMERRYKLMSALGVRNLAGYNKKVQDAIKAGEPIIDPIWRPDPMALQDDQQAPPLEALPNIVVVVDELADMMMVVGKKVEELIARIAQKARAAGIHLILATQRPSVDVLTGLIKANIPTRLSFMVQSKVDSRTILGEGGAEQLLGNGDMLFLPPGGGLAKRVHGAFVSDEEVHRVVADWKSRGEPVYIDEITQGVEERDMNMGGGSSGEGGEEDDALYDEAVAFVCESRKASISAVQRKLRIGYNRAARMIEAMEAAGVVSEMGTNGSREVLAPPPPR from the coding sequence TTGAAAAATGCGTCGAAACAAAAAACGGTAACGGATGACCGGCTGAATCGCCTGTCACAACGCATCATGCGTGAAGGGGCATTGATCAGCGCGTTTTTGCTCGGCATTGTCCTGCTGGTGGCACTGCTCAGCTATTCTCCCCAGGATCCCGGCTTCACCACCACCGGATCTGGCGAACCCGTTAATAATGCCATTGGTCACATGGGGGCCTGGCTGGCAGACGTTCTGCTGCACATGTTCGGCTATTTTGCCTACATCTTCCCGCTGGCGTTGGGATTCAAGGTATTCTCGCTGTTCCGGGATTCGTCGCGGGAACGGGAATTTTCCTGGATGGTGGTATCGCTCAAGGTAATGGGCATTGTCCTGCTGGTCATTGGTGCCTGTACGCTGGCAACGCTGCATTTCGCCATTTCCGATGACAATACCTGGCCTGCCGGCGGCCTGATTGGCTCTGCCATGGCCGATGCCAGTGTTCCCGTATTGGCGATATTTGGCAGTACACTGGTCTACCTCAGCATTTTCCTGTTCGGTCTGACGGTCACCTTTGAAATCTCCTGGCTTAAACTGGTCGATCGTATCGGTTACTGGACCATCAACGGTGTCGCACGGGCCAATGACGCCATGCGTGCATGGCAGGAGAAAAGAGAAGAAGCCAACAAGGTGAAGCAGGGTGTGGAGAAGAGAAAAAAGGCACTCGATGTCCGAATTGAAAAAGAAAAGAAACGCACGCCACCACGTATTGAACCCGTTCTCAGTGCGCCGCCACAACGAAGCCAGCGGGTAGAGAAAGAGCGACAAACCAAGCTGTTTACTGACAGCGCACCGGGTGAATTGCCCGCCGTCAGTTTGTTGGACGAACACAAGAATGCTGGCAACAAGGGTTATTCAACGGAGTCCCTTGAAGCCATGTCGAAACTGCTGGAACTTAAACTGCAAGATTTTGGTATCGAGATTGAAGTCACTGCAGTACATCCGGGCCCGGTAATCACACGGTTCGAAGTACAACCCGCACCCGGCGTCAAGGCCAGTCGCATCACCGGTTTGGGCCGTGACCTGGCGCGCTCTCTGGCTGTTGTGGGCGTGCGTGTGGTGGAGGTGATACCAGGCAAGACCGTGATTGGTATTGAAATACCCAATGAGCACCGGGAAATGATCATGCTTGGCCAGGTGCTGGCATCGCCGGAATTTGACAAAGCTCAATCCGCGTTGAGCATGGCGCTGGGCCACGACATTGTTGGTAAGCCGGTTATTGTCGATCTCGCCAAGATGCCGCATCTGCTGGTGGCCGGCACCACCGGTTCAGGTAAATCCGTGGGCATCAATGCCATGATTCTGAGCCTGTTGTACAAGTCCACACCCGAACACGTGCGCATGATCATGATTGATCCCAAGATGCTGGAGCTGTCTGTTTACGATGGTATTCCGCACCTGCTTACACCTGTGGTAACCGACATGAAGGACGCCGCCAACGCGCTGCGCTGGAGTGTCGCAGAGATGGAGCGACGTTATAAGCTGATGTCGGCGCTGGGTGTACGCAACCTGGCTGGTTACAACAAAAAGGTGCAGGACGCGATCAAGGCCGGAGAACCCATCATTGATCCGATCTGGCGTCCTGATCCCATGGCGCTGCAGGATGATCAGCAAGCACCACCGCTGGAGGCATTGCCCAATATTGTTGTGGTGGTGGACGAGCTCGCCGACATGATGATGGTCGTTGGCAAAAAAGTGGAAGAGCTCATTGCCCGTATTGCACAGAAAGCCCGAGCGGCCGGTATCCATCTGATTCTGGCGACACAGCGCCCCTCAGTCGATGTGCTTACCGGCCTGATCAAGGCCAACATCCCGACCCGACTGTCGTTTATGGTGCAGTCCAAGGTCGATTCACGCACGATTCTGGGAGAGGGCGGCGCTGAGCAGTTGCTGGGCAACGGTGACATGCTGTTTCTGCCACCCGGTGGCGGCCTGGCCAAGCGGGTTCACGGCGCCTTTGTCAGCGACGAGGAAGTGCACCGTGTTGTCGCTGACTGGAAGTCTCGCGGCGAACCGGTTTACATCGATGAGATCACCCAGGGTGTTGAAGAGCGCGACATGAACATGGGGGGTGGCTCCTCCGGTGAAGGTGGCGAGGAGGACGATGCGCTGTACGACGAGGCCGTGGCGTTTGTCTGCGAATCTCGCAAAGCCTCCATATCCGCAGTGCAACGCAAGCTACGCATCGGTTATAACCGCGCCGCGCGGATGATTGAAGCCATGGAAGCCGCCGGTGTGGTGTCGGAGATGGGCACCAATGGCAGTCGGGAAGTACTGGCACCGCCACCACCGCGTTAA
- the infA gene encoding translation initiation factor IF-1, which yields MAKEDQIEMEGEVVDTLPNTMFRVKLENGHIVTAHISGKMRKNYIRILTGDMVKVELTPYDLTKGRITYRAR from the coding sequence ATGGCTAAAGAAGACCAGATTGAGATGGAAGGCGAAGTGGTAGATACCCTTCCCAACACCATGTTCCGTGTAAAACTGGAAAACGGTCATATTGTGACCGCGCACATCTCCGGCAAAATGCGTAAGAACTATATCCGTATTCTCACCGGTGACATGGTGAAAGTGGAGTTGACTCCGTACGACCTGACCAAAGGCCGTATCACCTACCGCGCCCGTTAA